CCCGCAGCCGCTGCGCATCGCCGTTCAGCGCGGCGATGCGCTCTTTCAGTTTGGCCACGGCGGAGCGGGCCTTTTCGATCTCCCGTTTCAACTCCTCGGCGCGGCCGGCGTCGCCGGCCCTCCGGTTTTCAAGCTCCTGCACGGCGGCCAGAAGCGCCTCTCGGTCCTTTTTCGCGGAAAGCCCCGCAAGCCGGATCTCCTGAAGCTCATCCGAAAGCCCTGCGATGCTTTTGTTCTGCTCGTCCCGGCTGCCGCTGAGCTGATCCAGCTTTTGCTTCGCCTGTTCGATCTGCCGCCCGATTTCTTCGGACAGCTCTTCCGCCTGCTTTTTCTGTTCCAGAAGCCCGGAAAGGCGCTTTTCGGAATCGGCGTCTTCCTTCTGCAGCTCCGCGGCGCTCTGTTCCGCCGCCTGAAGCTCCGCCTGAACGCGGCCGAGCTCCTCGGAAATCCCGGCGCGTTCCTCCCGCGCCGCGGAAAGCTCGCCCCTGGCCGAAACGACCGCCGCCTCGGCGGCGGAGGCTTCTTCCGCCGCCGTTTTCAGCCGGGCGGCAGAAGCCTCTGCCTTTTCGCGCAGCGCCTCGGCCTCTTTTTTCATGCGTTCAATTTCCGCGGCGCGGCTGAGCAGGCCGGAATTTCTGGCCAGAGAGCCGCCGGTCAGCGAACCGCCCCGGTTGACCACCTGACCGTCCAGCGTGACGATGCGGAAGCGGTAAGAATAGCGCCTTGCGATCGAAACGGCGCTGTCGAGATCCTCCGCGACGGCGATATGCCCCAGAAGGGAATCGCGGACCTGCGTGTATTTTTCGTCGCATCCGCACAGCAGGGAGGCCACCCCGACAAAGCCCGGGCAGTCTTCCAGCCCTTTTTCCCTCAGGACCGTCCCGCGGATGCTGGAAAGCGGAAGGAAGGTCGCCCGGCCGGAATCGTGCCGCTTCAGAAAGCTGATCGCCTGTTTCGCATCCTGCTCCGTGCCGACGACGATGTTCTGCATCGCGCCGCCGAGCGCCGTTTCCACAGCCACGACGTACTCCCGCGGCACGCGGATCAGCCGGGAAACCGGGCCGTGGATGCCCGCGAGCTCGCCGTGCGAGGCCGCCCGCACCACCGCCTTGACGCTTTGGGTGAAGCCCTCCAGGTTTCGCTCCAGCCCTTCCAGCGCCTGAATGCGGTGCAGCTTGTCCTGCGTTTCCAGCCGGAGCCGGTCGCTTTCCTGCCGCGCGGCCTCCGCGCGGCGGCGGCGCGAATCAAGGCGCATTTCGCAGCCCTTTTCGGCGTTCGTCAGCGCGGTGATGCGCTCGTCCGCTCCCCGGAGCATTTCGGCGCAGTCGCCGGCCGTGCCGCGCAGCTCCTCCGCCTGTTTCCGCTTTGCCGCAAGCGCCGCGGAAACGTTGGAGCGGCGCAGGCCGATTTCCGCGATGGATGAGGCCGCCGTCATCGCGCCGATTTTGGCGTCGGAAGCTTTCGCGCTGAGCTGCGCAAGCGCGCGGGTGGATTCCTCCATCCGGCCGGAAGATTCCTCCATGCCCCGGCGCAGCTCTTCCAGCCGCCCGGTGCAGTCGTCGAACTCCCGGTCTTTCTGCGCGATCAGAAGGTCCTTTTCCTTCCCTTCATTCTGCTTTTGTTCGATTTCCCGCTGCAGCTCCTCCTGGGAAAGGGAGGCCTGCTCAATCTCTTTTTCCATGCGGGAAATATTCTGTTCGTTATGTAAAATATCGTTTTCCAGAACGGAGACGTCCCCTTCGCGGCGGGCGGCCGTTTCCTCCAGCTCCGCCGCGTCGGCCCGCGCCTGGTCCATTTTGGCGGTGCAGGCGTTCATCCCGGCATAATTCTGTTCGATCTGCGTCCCGAGCCCGTCGAGCTCCTCCCCGGATTTTTCATACTGCGCCTGCGCGGCGGCGATTTTGTCCTCGTGCTCGCGCAGGACGCGGCCGGAGCGGTTCAGCGTGTCGAGCCAGAGCCCGATTTCCAGGTTCCGCTTTTCGCCCGCGTATTCCAGGTATTGTTTGGCCTTTTCCGCCTGCTCCTTCAGCGGCCCGACGCGCGCTTCCAGCTCCGCGAAGATGTCGTTCAGGCGCAGCAGGTTTTCCTGCGCCTGATCCAGCCGGCGCTCCGACTCCTCTTTGCGGTACCGGAACCGCGAGATCCCGGCGGCCTCCTCGAAGATTTCGCGCCGGTCCTCGCTGCGGGCGGCGACGATGCTGTCGATCCGGCCCTGACCGATCATGGAGTAGCCGTCGCGCCCGAGGCCGGTATCCATGAAGAGCTCGTGGATGTCGCGGAGCCGAACGGCGTTTTTATTGATGAGGTACTCGCTTTCGCCGGAACGGTAATACCGCCGCGTGACGGCGACCGAATCGCCGTCGAACGCGAGCTTGCGGCCGGTGTTGTCGAATGTGACCGTCACTTCGGCATAGCCCTGCGCCTTGCGCGTAGGGGTTCCGCTAAACACGACGTCCTCCATTTTGGAGCAGCGCAGCACTCGGGCCGACTGTTCGCCGAGCACCCAGCGCACCGCGTCGCTGATGTTGCTTTTCCCGCTGCCGTTCGGGCCCACGACCGCCGTGATGCCGGGGCCGAAGCCGAGGGTGGTCTTGTCCGGAAAGGTCTTGAAGCCCTGAAGCTCCAGCGATTTGAGCAGCATAGATTTCACCTGCCTTCTGATTTGGTCACGGCAAAGGAAAAGGGAGCGACGGTGTCATCCGCCGTGATTTCAGCCCGGTAGCCGAGGGACAGAAGCGCCGAAAGATTGCACCGCTTCTGCCCCGTCGCCCTGGAAACGCAGGAGGGGCTGACACGGATCAGCAAATCCCCCTGCGGAACCTTTTCCCGCCCTAAATACGCGGTGATATTCCGCAGCATCATCCGGCTTTCGCACAGCTCGCGGAAGGCGGGATGCCACGGCCCGGCGAGCCGTCCCCGTTCCAGCTCCGGCGTGCTGTGCAGGCCGAGGCGGATGACCCGTATGCCCCTCTCCTGAAAAAAGCCGAGCAGGGTGCAGCACAGGTCCACCGCCCGGGAAAGCGCCATGGGCCGGTATTCCCCGCGGCGGTACCTTTCCGCAAGCTCGGTGCCCTCCATCACGATGGTCGGGTAAATCCGCACGGTATCCGGATGCAGGGCGGCGAGCGCACGCGCGGTCCGCTCCGCGCCCTTTTCGTCATCCCCGTAAAGCCCGGTCATCATCTGAAGCCCCAGCGAGAAGCCGTCCGCACGGATCCGCGCGGACGCGGTTTCCACATCCTTTGCCGTATGGCCGCGCCCGTTCTTCCGCAGCACCTCGTCGTCCATGCTCTGCGCGCCCAGCTCGACGGCCGTGACCCCGTACCGGCGGAGCAGCTTCAGGGTTTCCTCATCCGCCGCGTCGGGCCGGGTGGAAATGCGGATCCCGGCGAACAGACCTTTTTGCACATAGGGAGCGGCGGCTTCCAGAAGCGAGCACATATAGTCCCGGTTCATCGCGGTGAAGCTGCCGCCGAAAAAAGCGATTTCCGCGAAACGGCTTTTTTCTTTCAGGCTCCGGCGGGCGGTTTCCGCCGCGCGGGCCACATCCTCCGCGCCCGGCAGGCGGGTTTCCCCCGAAATGCTGCGCTGGTCACAGAAGCTGCACCGGTGCGGGCAGCCGACGTTCGGCACGAAAAGCGCGACGTTCGCGTGTTTCAATAGCCCATCAGCTCCAGCGCCTCGCGCGCCGCCTGCTGCTCCGCTTCCTTTTTGCTGCGCCCGCCGCCCTTGCCGATCACGTTGTCGTTCAGATGCACCTCCACGGTGAAATGCTTGTCGTGGTCCGGCCCGCTTTCGCCGGTGAGCACATATTCCAGCTGTTCCTCGGGGTTCTGCTGCACGATCTCCTGCAGCGCGGTCTTATAGTCCTTGAACGCCTTCGGCTTCACCGCCCGGAACACGGGCAGCACGAAACGCAGGATGAACCTGCGCGCTTCCTCCATGCCGGCATCCAGATAGATCGCCGCGATCAGCGCCTCGAAGGCATCCGCCAGAATCGAGGAGCGGGTGCGCCCGCCGGAATTCTGCTCGCCGCGGCTCAAAAGCAGGTAATCCCCGACGCCGAGCTGGCGGGAAAACCCGCACAGGGCTTTTTCGCACACCAGAGCCGCGCGGTTTTTGGTGAGCTCCCCCTCCGGCAGATCGGGGCAGTTCCGGAACAGATAATCCGCCACGACGACCCCCAGCACCGAATCCCCCAGAAATTCCAGGCGCTCGTTGCTGTGGCCCGCCGGCTTTTCCTCGTTCGCATAAGAAGAATGGGTCAGCGCGGTGGCAAGATATTTCGGATTTTTGAAATGATATCCGATCCTGTCCTCCAGCTTCTTCCAGTTCTGCTTCTGCATATTCTCACACTCCATTCTGTCATTCCAGCATTCCCAGATTCAGATACAGAATTCGTTTTGTTCTTCCCCCGCCGCAGGAGGGGGAAGAACAAATCCGGGTTCGCGATCATCAGTGGAACTGCTGCGCGCCGCAATCAGGAAAGCTCCGAAACGGAACGGCTGATCTCGTCGATCACGTTTCCCGCCACATAAGCTTTCGTCAGACGCAGGGCGCTTTCCACCGTCTTCGCCCTGGCGCTTCCATGCACCTTGAACACGGGTTTTGCCGCGCCCATGATCGGCGCGCCGCCGTACTCGTTGTAATCCATGGACTTTTTCAGCGCGACGATATCCTTCATCAAAATTCCGGCGGCCAGCTTGTTTTTGGAGCTCTTCGTCAAAATTTCCTTAAACTTTCCCATCAGCATGATCGCGACGCCCTCGAACATCTTGAGGATGATGTTCCCGGTGAAGCCGTCCGAAACCACGACATCCGCGCCGTCGTTCGAAATGTCGCGGGCCTCGATGTTCCCGACAAAATTGACCGGGGATTCCTTGAGCAGCTCGAACGCGCCGTGCTGAAGCTCGCCGCCCTTGTGCTCCTCGGTGCCGATGTTGGCGAGGGCGACACGCGGCTTTTCAATGTTCATCACTTTTTCCATATAGATGGAGCCCATGACGCCGAACCGCTGGAGCATTTCGGGGCGGCAGTCCACGTTCGCGCCGCAGTCGATCAGCATGAAAAAACCGCTCTTTTTCGGCATGACCGGGGCAAACGCGACCCTTTTGATCCCCTTGATCCGCTTGACGATCAGCGAGGTGCCGACCACCAGCGCGCCGCTGTTCCCGGCGGACAGGAACGCGTCCCCCTTCCCTTCGGCGAGAAGGCGCAGCCCCTCGGCCATGGAGGAATCCTTTTTGGACCTCATGATTTCGCCCGGGCTGTCTTCCATCGTGACGACGCCGGGCGCGTCGACGATCTCCATGCGCTCCAGCGAAATCTCGTTTTTCTCCGCCGTGCTGCGGATCTCCGGCTCCCTGCCCGTCAGCAGGATATCGATATCCAGGCTTTTCACCGCGTCCGCGCATCCCTTGATGATTTCCAGCGGCGCGTTGTCTCCCCCGAATGCGTCTACAATGATTTTCAAAACGAATGACCTCCGATCAAGTCCGATTTTCCGGTCGGACGGTTTCGATATACGGTTTGAGTTTTTCCAGCGAACGCCGGGCAAGCTGCGCATAGCGCTCCCGCTTGTCCCGGATTTCCTCCGCAAGCGGCGGAAGGATTCCGAAATTCGCGCCCATCGGCTGAAAGTGGGCCGGGTCGCACTGCTCGATATAGCGGCTGAGCGCGCCGATCATCGTTTCCGGCGGCAGCGCCTGCGTCTGCAGGCCGCGCAGCCTTCGGGCCGCGTTCCGGCCCGCCATGATCCCGGAAGCGGCGGATTCCATATAGCCCTCCACCCCCGTGATCTGCCCGGCGAAGAACAGATTCCGGTCCGACTTCATGCTGAAGTCGGCGGAAAGCACCTTCGGCGAATTCAGGAAAGTGTTGCGGTGCATCACGCCGTAGCGCATGAACTCCGCGCGGCGGAGCCCGGGGATCAGGCCGAATACCCGCTTCTGCTCGCCGAATTTCAGGTTGGTCTGAAACCCGACCAGGTTGTAAAGGGTGGCGGCGGCGTTCTCCTGCCGAAGCTGAACCACGGCCCACGGGCGGTGCCCCGTGCGCGGGTCGCGCAGGCCCACCGGCTTGAGCGGGCCGAACCGCAGGGTGTCGCGCCCGCGCGCCGCCATGACCTCCACCGGCATGCAGCCCTCGTACACCTTCGGGTCCGCGGCGTCGAAGCCGTGGATCGGAGCCCGCTGCGCCGAAAGGAGCGCGTCGTAAAAGCGCTCGTATTCCTCTTTGTTCATCGGGCAGTTCAGGTAGGCGCTGTCGCCGCCCTTGTCATAACGGGAGGCGGCGAAGCAGAAGTCCCGGTCGAGGCTTTCCGCCGTCACGATGGGGGCCGCGGCGTCGAAAAAGCTGAGGCTCCCGCCGCACAGCAAAGCGATGTTGCCGGCAAGCGGCGGCGACGTCAGCGGCCCCGTGGCCACGATGCGCAGGCCATCCCGAGGCACCGCGCTCACCAGCTCCCGGTGGACCCGGATCAGCGGATTCGCGAGGATCTTTTCCGTCGCGGCGGCGGAAAAGGCGTCGCGGTCGACCGCCAGCGCCCCGCCGGCCGGCACGCGCGTTTGGTCGGCGCACTGCGTCAGAAGGGAGCCGAGGCGCCGCATTTCCTCCTTCAAAAGGCCGGCGGCGCTGTCGATACGGTCCGCCTTCAGGGAATTCGAGCAGACCAGCTCCGCAAAGCCGGGATTCCGGTGGGCCGGCGAAAAGAACTGCGGCTTACCCTCGTAAAGCTCGACGGGGATTCCCGCCCGGGCGAGCTGCCACGCGGCTTCACAGCCGGCGAGCCCGGCCCCGACGACCGTAACGCTCATTCTTCCTCCGTCTTTTCATAGCCGCAGTCCGGTGTGACGCAGTAGAGCTTCGGGTGCTTGCCCTTCTTTTTCAGAAGCGTCTTGCCGCAGCGGGGGCATTTCTCCTTCGTCGGCTCATCCCATGAGACGAAGTCGCACTTCGGGTATTCGCTGCACCCGTAGAACGTCCGTCCCTTTTTCGTCTTTTTCACGACGACCTTTCCGCCGCATTTCGGGCATTCCGCGCCCGTATAGATCACGAGCTTCTTGACGTTTTTGCATTCGGGGTACCCCGGGCAGGCGAGAAACTTGCCGTAGCGCCCCGTTTTGATCACCATATGGCGTCCGCATTTCTCGCAGATGACGTCGGTGACATCCTCTTTGAGCTGGATTTTGACGCCATCCATCTCGTCTTTGGCCTTTTTCAGCGTCTGCTCGAAATCGCCGTAGAAGGAGTGGAGCGTCTCCACCCAGTTGGTTTTCCCGCTCTGCACCTGATCGAGGTCGCTCTCCACCTGCGCGGTGAATTTGACGTTGACGATCTTCGGGAAGTGCTCGCGCATCAGCTTGGTGGTGACTTCGCCCAGCTCCGTCGGCTTCAGGGCCTTGCCCTCGCGCACGACGTACTCGCGCCCCGTGATGGTGGAGATGGTCGCCGCATAGGTCGAGGGGCGGCCGATCCCGTTTTCTTCCAGCGCCTTGATCAGAGAGGCCTCCGTATAGCGTGCCGGCGGCTGGGTGAAGTGCTGATTGCCCGCGATCTCCTTGAGCTTCAGGGGCATATCCGCGGCAAGCACCGGCAGGGCCCCGCCCTTCTCGGTCTCTTCGTCTTTGCTCTCTTCGTAAAGCACCGTGAAGCCGTCGAACGTCACCGTATAGCCGGAAGCCTTGAAGATATAATCCCCGCCCTGGATTTCCGCCTGTGTGGTGCTCTGCAGGCAGTTGGCCATCTGGCACGCGAGGAACCGCTCCCAGATCAGCTTGTAGAGCTTGTACTGGTCGGAAGAGAGGCTGTCCTTCACCCGCTCCGGCGCAAGGCTTGGCATCGAGGGGCGTATGGCCTCGTGGCCGTCCTGCGCGTTCGCCCTGCTCTTGAAGTGTCGGGGCGTGTCAGGCAGGTATTTCTTCCCCCACCGGTCGGAAATATAGGCCGTGGCGTCGTGGATGGCGTCCTCCGAGATCCGCAGGGAGTCGGTTCTCATGTAGGTGATCAGGCCCATCGCGCCCATCCCTTCGACCTCCACGCCCTCGTACAGCTCCTGGGCGGCCTTCATGGTGCGGCGCGCCTGGAAGCCCAGCTTTCGCGAGGCTTCCTGCTGAAGGGTGGATGTGGTGAACGGCGGCGCGGGCGACTTCCTGCGCGAGCCTTTTTTTACCTTGGACACGCGGTACTCGGCGTCCTTCAAGTCGGCGAGGATCTTGTCGGCCTGCTCCTTGTTTTCGATCTTGATCTTGCCGTCCGCGTTTCCGTAAAAGGAGGCGGGGAACGCCTTGCGCGCCCCCTGTGGGATCATCTTCGCGTCGATCGACCAGTATTCCTCCGGCACAAAGGCGCGGATCTCCTCCTCGCGGTCGACGATGAGGCGCACGGCGACCGACTGCACGCGCCCGGCGGAAAGGCCGCGGCGGATTTTCTGCGAGAGGAACGGGCTCAATTTATAGCCGACCAGGCGGTCCAGGATCCGGCGGGCCTGCTGCGCGTTGACCAGGTTGAGGTCGATGGTGCGCGGGTGCTCCATGCCGACTGAAATCCCGGTACGGGTGATCTCGTTGAAGGTCACGCGGTTTTCGTCGTCGACGTTCATGCCGAGCAGATAGGCAAGATGCCACGAAATGGCCTCGCCCTCGCGATCCGGGTCGGTCGCCAGAAGGACGGCGTCGCTTTTTTCCGCGGCCTGCTGCAGGTCTTTGACCAGCTTTTCCTTTCCCTTGATGATTTCGTACTTCGGACGGAAATCATGCTTTATATCCACGCTTAAACGGTTTTCCGGCAGATCGCGCACATGACCCATGGACGCGACCACCTCGTAACCGGAACCCAGGTATTTTTTGATTGTTTTTGCCTTCGCGGGCGATTCGACGATCACCAGTTTTGACATTTTATGACCACCTTTCGGATAGAGTTCACCATCGGTGAAAACGCTGCGGAAAACCGGCCGGATTCCAAAAAGCACGGTTTCCCGGAAAAATAAGCGCTGTGAAAACCAGCCTTTCCAGCCCCTTGATTGAACCGTCATTTTTATGGATCAAACAAGGCTTGGGCTGATTTTCACGGGGCTTACCGCGGCAGACGGTAGCGCCGCCCGCCGAGCGACTCGATTTTTTCCCCGAGCTCCAGCTCCGTCAGGGCCGAGAGCAGGCGGGCGGCGTCGAGCCCGGTTTTCTGCCCGAGCACGGAAAACGGGACGGGCTCGGGGCCGATCTGCGCGCAGACCGCCCGGGCATCCGCGGAAAATTCCGCGCCGCAGGGGGCGCGCTCCTCTTTCGGCTCCGCCCGCCGGGAAGGGGCCGGCGGCTTCCGCTGCCCGGCGGAAGCCGGAGCGCCGCGGAGCAGGCCGGAAAGGTCCCTTTCCTTTTCGAATCGTATTTTCCCCGGGTAGCGGGACCGGTACTGCTCCAGAATCTCGTACCCGCTGCTGACGGGAACCGCGCCGGTTTTGATCAGATTGTTGACGCCGCGCGAAACGGGGTTGTCGAGCCCGCACGGGACGGCGAACACATCCCTGCCCTGTTCGAGCGCGAGGTCCGCCGTGATCAGCGAGCCGCTTTTGGCGGCGGCCTCCACCACCAGAGTGCCGTCGCAAAGGCCGGAAATGATGCGGTTCCGGATGGGAAAGGCCCTTTTGGAGCCGGGCGTTCCCAGCGGATATTCCGAAATCACGGCGCCGCACAGCGCGATGCTGTCGCGCAGGCCGGCGTTTTCCATCAGATAGGGGAAATCCAGCCCGCACCCGAGGACGCAGACCGTTTTCCCGCCCGCCTGAAGCGCGCCCTTGTGCGCCGCCGTGTCGATTCCGCGCGCGCCGCCGCTGACGACGACCGCGCCCGCCCCGGCGAGCTGGCAGGAAAGGCCGAACGCGATCCTCCGCCCGGAAAAGGTCGCGCCGCGCGTCCCCACCACCGCGACGGACGGAATCGCGTCGAAATCCGGAAGACTCCCACGCACATAAAGTGCGCAGGGCGGGTTATGAATATTCCGCAGGCACTGCGGATATTCCGCGCTTTCCTGCGTCACGACGCGATGGCCGAGCTCTTCGGAGCGCCGTACGGTCTCCTGCGCCTCTTCGGGCGAAAAAGATTCCATCGCGAAAAGCTCCTTCTGGGTAAAAATGCCGAGCATGGTCCATTCCCGGCGGCCCGCTTCGTAAAATTCGCGGGGGCCGGGAAAAACGGAAAGGATTCTGCGCGGCTTGCCGCTCCCGGCGCCGAGCGCCCGCTGAAGCCAGACCCAGAATGCCCTGGAATCGATTTCCATCTCATTTCCCCCGCGTCCTCATCATTTCCCACATCAGAATCGCGGCGCTCGCCGCCGCGTTCAGGGATTCCGCCCGCCCCAGCATGGGGATCGTCACCCGCCCGGCACAGGCTTCCACGGCGGCCGCGCTCAGGCCGTTCCCCTCGTTCCCGACCGCCGCGACGCTGCCTTCCGGGAATTTCGTTTCCGTCACACTCCGCGCGTTTTTATCCGGCACAGCCGCGACGGGGAAAAAACCGAATTTTTTCAGGGAGCGCATCCCCTCCGCAAAATCGGGCAGGACACAGAACGGAAGACGGAACACCGCGCCCATGCTGGCGCGCAGTACCTTCGGGCCGTACAGGTCGCAGCAGCCCTCCGACAGGAACGCCCCGCTGATCCCGAGGGCCTCCGCCGTGCGCAGAACGGCGCCCAGGTTTGCGGGATCCTGGATGTTTTCCAGCGCCACATAGCAGCCGGCGGGCTCCATCTCCCGCGGCGTTTTCCGGTGCTCCGGCATCCGAACGACGCAGAAGATCCCCTGCGGCTGCTTCGTCGCGGACAGAAGATCCGCGACGTGCGGCGCGATCCGGCAGACGCTGCGCGCCCGGGGCAGAATCCGTTCCAGATAGCCCTGGTACCGGCGCGCGGCTTCCTCCGTAAAAAAGGCGGTCTCGATCGCGGCGCCGCTCACGGCGGCATCCGCGCACAGGCGCGCCCCCTCCGCCAGAAACTCCCCCTGCTCCCGCCGGAAGGCGGCGGAGCCGGCGAGCTTTGCCGCGCGCCTGACCCCTTCGTTTTTTCTGCTGGCAATCACATCTGGCAACATCATAAAGGATACTCCACGAAATGAAAATTTGCGCCCGGGGGTCTCCCGAGCGCAATTACAGCTTATTATAACGCCGCTTT
This window of the Ruminococcaceae bacterium BL-6 genome carries:
- the smc gene encoding Chromosome partition protein Smc, with translation MLLKSLELQGFKTFPDKTTLGFGPGITAVVGPNGSGKSNISDAVRWVLGEQSARVLRCSKMEDVVFSGTPTRKAQGYAEVTVTFDNTGRKLAFDGDSVAVTRRYYRSGESEYLINKNAVRLRDIHELFMDTGLGRDGYSMIGQGRIDSIVAARSEDRREIFEEAAGISRFRYRKEESERRLDQAQENLLRLNDIFAELEARVGPLKEQAEKAKQYLEYAGEKRNLEIGLWLDTLNRSGRVLREHEDKIAAAQAQYEKSGEELDGLGTQIEQNYAGMNACTAKMDQARADAAELEETAARREGDVSVLENDILHNEQNISRMEKEIEQASLSQEELQREIEQKQNEGKEKDLLIAQKDREFDDCTGRLEELRRGMEESSGRMEESTRALAQLSAKASDAKIGAMTAASSIAEIGLRRSNVSAALAAKRKQAEELRGTAGDCAEMLRGADERITALTNAEKGCEMRLDSRRRRAEAARQESDRLRLETQDKLHRIQALEGLERNLEGFTQSVKAVVRAASHGELAGIHGPVSRLIRVPREYVVAVETALGGAMQNIVVGTEQDAKQAISFLKRHDSGRATFLPLSSIRGTVLREKGLEDCPGFVGVASLLCGCDEKYTQVRDSLLGHIAVAEDLDSAVSIARRYSYRFRIVTLDGQVVNRGGSLTGGSLARNSGLLSRAAEIERMKKEAEALREKAEASAARLKTAAEEASAAEAAVVSARGELSAAREERAGISEELGRVQAELQAAEQSAAELQKEDADSEKRLSGLLEQKKQAEELSEEIGRQIEQAKQKLDQLSGSRDEQNKSIAGLSDELQEIRLAGLSAKKDREALLAAVQELENRRAGDAGRAEELKREIEKARSAVAKLKERIAALNGDAQRLREDAQKKKDGIEEINARRMELERRSADLRAVEREKSAERENIGHELARLEERKAGLQKEYDEIIARLWEEYELTRREAEESCPKIEDAGKAKKRLNELKGKIKALGSVNVAAVEEYKEVSERYEFLKKQIADVEKSRDELHHLIGDLTRQMRDLFVRRFEQIRKNFNGTFRDLFGGGTADLSLSDPENVLACGIDIFVQPPGKIVTHLESLSGGEKALVAIALYFAIMKVSPPPFCVLDEIEAALDDVNVNRFAAYLRRMNENTQFIVITHRRGTMEEADVLYGVTMQDEGVSKLLELRASEIEQKLGIKQA
- a CDS encoding Radical SAM protein translates to MKHANVALFVPNVGCPHRCSFCDQRSISGETRLPGAEDVARAAETARRSLKEKSRFAEIAFFGGSFTAMNRDYMCSLLEAAAPYVQKGLFAGIRISTRPDAADEETLKLLRRYGVTAVELGAQSMDDEVLRKNGRGHTAKDVETASARIRADGFSLGLQMMTGLYGDDEKGAERTARALAALHPDTVRIYPTIVMEGTELAERYRRGEYRPMALSRAVDLCCTLLGFFQERGIRVIRLGLHSTPELERGRLAGPWHPAFRELCESRMMLRNITAYLGREKVPQGDLLIRVSPSCVSRATGQKRCNLSALLSLGYRAEITADDTVAPFSFAVTKSEGR
- the rnc gene encoding ribonuclease III (Evidence 2a : Function from experimental evidences in other organisms; PubMedId : 11123676, 12682299, 16179796, 22412379, 23300471, 26883633; Product type e : enzyme) yields the protein MQKQNWKKLEDRIGYHFKNPKYLATALTHSSYANEEKPAGHSNERLEFLGDSVLGVVVADYLFRNCPDLPEGELTKNRAALVCEKALCGFSRQLGVGDYLLLSRGEQNSGGRTRSSILADAFEALIAAIYLDAGMEEARRFILRFVLPVFRAVKPKAFKDYKTALQEIVQQNPEEQLEYVLTGESGPDHDKHFTVEVHLNDNVIGKGGGRSKKEAEQQAAREALELMGY
- the plsX gene encoding phosphate:acyl-ACP acyltransferase (Evidence 2a : Function from experimental evidences in other organisms; PubMedId : 8759840, 12682299, 16949372, 17557823, 17645809, 18369234, 19282621, 19850612, 24224907, 26816052, 26850107; Product type e : enzyme), coding for MKIIVDAFGGDNAPLEIIKGCADAVKSLDIDILLTGREPEIRSTAEKNEISLERMEIVDAPGVVTMEDSPGEIMRSKKDSSMAEGLRLLAEGKGDAFLSAGNSGALVVGTSLIVKRIKGIKRVAFAPVMPKKSGFFMLIDCGANVDCRPEMLQRFGVMGSIYMEKVMNIEKPRVALANIGTEEHKGGELQHGAFELLKESPVNFVGNIEARDISNDGADVVVSDGFTGNIILKMFEGVAIMLMGKFKEILTKSSKNKLAAGILMKDIVALKKSMDYNEYGGAPIMGAAKPVFKVHGSARAKTVESALRLTKAYVAGNVIDEISRSVSELS
- the trmFO gene encoding tRNA:m(5)U-54 methyltransferase (Evidence 2a : Function from experimental evidences in other organisms; PubMedId : 16027442, 21561081, 23095745, 23157377, 27825927, 28745052; Product type e : enzyme), encoding MSVTVVGAGLAGCEAAWQLARAGIPVELYEGKPQFFSPAHRNPGFAELVCSNSLKADRIDSAAGLLKEEMRRLGSLLTQCADQTRVPAGGALAVDRDAFSAAATEKILANPLIRVHRELVSAVPRDGLRIVATGPLTSPPLAGNIALLCGGSLSFFDAAAPIVTAESLDRDFCFAASRYDKGGDSAYLNCPMNKEEYERFYDALLSAQRAPIHGFDAADPKVYEGCMPVEVMAARGRDTLRFGPLKPVGLRDPRTGHRPWAVVQLRQENAAATLYNLVGFQTNLKFGEQKRVFGLIPGLRRAEFMRYGVMHRNTFLNSPKVLSADFSMKSDRNLFFAGQITGVEGYMESAASGIMAGRNAARRLRGLQTQALPPETMIGALSRYIEQCDPAHFQPMGANFGILPPLAEEIRDKRERYAQLARRSLEKLKPYIETVRPENRT
- the topA gene encoding DNA topoisomerase I (Evidence 2a : Function from experimental evidences in other organisms; PubMedId : 9580687, 12682299, 16585761, 23133654; Product type e : enzyme), producing the protein MSKLVIVESPAKAKTIKKYLGSGYEVVASMGHVRDLPENRLSVDIKHDFRPKYEIIKGKEKLVKDLQQAAEKSDAVLLATDPDREGEAISWHLAYLLGMNVDDENRVTFNEITRTGISVGMEHPRTIDLNLVNAQQARRILDRLVGYKLSPFLSQKIRRGLSAGRVQSVAVRLIVDREEEIRAFVPEEYWSIDAKMIPQGARKAFPASFYGNADGKIKIENKEQADKILADLKDAEYRVSKVKKGSRRKSPAPPFTTSTLQQEASRKLGFQARRTMKAAQELYEGVEVEGMGAMGLITYMRTDSLRISEDAIHDATAYISDRWGKKYLPDTPRHFKSRANAQDGHEAIRPSMPSLAPERVKDSLSSDQYKLYKLIWERFLACQMANCLQSTTQAEIQGGDYIFKASGYTVTFDGFTVLYEESKDEETEKGGALPVLAADMPLKLKEIAGNQHFTQPPARYTEASLIKALEENGIGRPSTYAATISTITGREYVVREGKALKPTELGEVTTKLMREHFPKIVNVKFTAQVESDLDQVQSGKTNWVETLHSFYGDFEQTLKKAKDEMDGVKIQLKEDVTDVICEKCGRHMVIKTGRYGKFLACPGYPECKNVKKLVIYTGAECPKCGGKVVVKKTKKGRTFYGCSEYPKCDFVSWDEPTKEKCPRCGKTLLKKKGKHPKLYCVTPDCGYEKTEEE
- a CDS encoding Rossmann fold nucleotide-binding protein Smf possibly involved in DNA uptake yields the protein MEIDSRAFWVWLQRALGAGSGKPRRILSVFPGPREFYEAGRREWTMLGIFTQKELFAMESFSPEEAQETVRRSEELGHRVVTQESAEYPQCLRNIHNPPCALYVRGSLPDFDAIPSVAVVGTRGATFSGRRIAFGLSCQLAGAGAVVVSGGARGIDTAAHKGALQAGGKTVCVLGCGLDFPYLMENAGLRDSIALCGAVISEYPLGTPGSKRAFPIRNRIISGLCDGTLVVEAAAKSGSLITADLALEQGRDVFAVPCGLDNPVSRGVNNLIKTGAVPVSSGYEILEQYRSRYPGKIRFEKERDLSGLLRGAPASAGQRKPPAPSRRAEPKEERAPCGAEFSADARAVCAQIGPEPVPFSVLGQKTGLDAARLLSALTELELGEKIESLGGRRYRLPR